Proteins from one Primulina huaijiensis isolate GDHJ02 chromosome 18, ASM1229523v2, whole genome shotgun sequence genomic window:
- the LOC140964829 gene encoding serine/threonine/tyrosine-protein kinase HT1-like — protein MDEEATSWIRRTNFSHTVCHRFDASRLGSVPFTVQPNRSSTVKSRPEPGRVNNPIPGPNLVQIQRHPTANTQRAVSPHPETKLSDTFREARLLQRRFSTPHPQRKEHEKGIVGKLFRKDSHETKSPPSRLSRNHSPLRHFTSMKFHEKAKSRKDSGWTKYFDHGGGKVTSVDTADEQMIDLSKLFLGLRFAHGAHSQLYHGLYVEEPVAVKIIRVPDDDENGDLGARLEKQFVREVTLLSRLHHQNVIRLVGACRKPLVFCIVTEYLMEGSLRAYLHKLEHKSLPLQKLISMALDIARGMEFIHSQGVIHRDLKPENVLISEDFHLKVADFGTACDDAQCDLLADDPGTYRWMAPEMIKRKHYGKKVDVYSFGLILWELVVGTIPYEDMTPIQAAFAVVNKNLRPSIPLDCPLAMKALIEQCWSLHPDKRPEFWQIVKVLEEFEFSLARDGTLNLVQNPACHDHKKGLLHWIQKLGPTHQTTKSMPKPKFS, from the exons ATGGATGAAGAGGCAACTTCTTGGATAAGGAGAACAAATTTTTCTCACACTGTTTGTCACCGTTTTGATGCTTCAAGATTGGGGTCTGTTCCTTTCACCGTTCAGCCAAATAGATCATCAACTGTCAAATCTAGACCGGAACCAGGTAGAGTAAATAATCCGATACCAGGACCAAATCTTGTCCAAATCCAGCGACACCCTACTGCAAATACACAGAGGGCTGTATCCCCCCACCCTGAAACAAAGCTTTCTGATACCTTTAGGGAAGCCAGGTTGCTGCAGAGGAGATTTTCAACCCCACATCCACAAAGGAAAGAGCACGAGAAAGGAATCGTTGGGAAGTTGTTCCGTAAGGATTCCCATGAGACCAAGTCTCCTCCTTCGAGGTTATCAAGGAACCATAGCCCCCTTAGGCACTTCACGTCAATGAAGTTTCACGAGAAGGCTAAAAGTCGCAAGGATTCGGGTTGGACAAAGTATTTTGATCATGGCGGGGGAAAGGTCACTTCTGTAGATACTGCTGATGAGCAGATGATTGatctttcaaaattatttttagggTTAAGATTTGCGCACGGGGCACATAGTCAGCTTTACCATGGGCTTTACGTGGAAGAACCTGTTGCAGTTAAAATTATTAGGGTCCCAGATGATGACGAAAATGGAGATTTAGGTGCTCGGTTGGAGAAGCAATTTGTTAGAGAGGTTACTCTCTTGTCTCGTCTCCACCATCAAAATGTCATAAGG CTCGTAGGGGCATGCCGAAAACCTCTAGTCTTTTGTATTGTCACTGAGTATTTGATGGAGGGCTCGTTGAGGGCATACTTGCACAAGCTTGAGCATAAATCTCTTCCTTTGCAAAAGTTAATCTCGATGGCTTTGGATATCGCACGAGGAATGGAATTTATTCACTCACAGGGTGTTATTCACAGGGATCTCAAACCCGAAAATGTTCTGATTAGTGAAGATTTCCACCTGAAAGTTGCTGACTTTGGTACTGCATGCGATGATGCACAGTGTGATCTTTTGGCAGATGATCCAGGAACTTATAGATGGATGGCTCCCGAAATGATTAAAAGAAAGCATTATGGAAAGAAGGTCGATGTGTATAGCTTTGGACTCATTCTATGGGAACTCGTGGTTGGAACCATCCCTTATGAAGATATGACGCCTATACAAGCCGCTTTTGCTGTGGTGAACAAG AATTTGAGGCCCTCTATACCTCTTGACTGTCCCCTGGCCATGAAAGCTTTGATTGAACAATGCTGGTCGTTACATCCAGACAAGAGGCCCGAATTTTGGCAGATAGTGAAGGTGCTAGAGGAGTTTGAGTTTTCGTTGGCTCGTGATGGGACCCTCAATCTAGTACAGAACCCAGCATGTCATGACCATAAGAAGGGATTGCTTCATTGGATTCAAAAACTTGGTCCTACTCATCAAACCACTAAGTCGATGCCTAAACccaaattttcttga